One window from the genome of Salvia miltiorrhiza cultivar Shanhuang (shh) chromosome 7, IMPLAD_Smil_shh, whole genome shotgun sequence encodes:
- the LOC130992606 gene encoding aldehyde dehydrogenase-like has translation MAAVEAEAAVRELRDTYAAGKTKSFEWRISQLKAIQQILTLHSEEIIGALRSDLKKPEFEAVIHEISVVSASCKLALKELHRWMKPQKVKTTLITFPSSAKIVSEPFGVVLVISAWNFPFALSVDPVIGAIAAGNAVVLKPSENAPATSSLLAKLVGKYMDASAVKVVEGAVPQTTALLDQKWDKILYTGGSAVGRIVLTAAAKHLTPVILELGGKCPAVVDSKINLKVAARRIIAGKWGCNNGQACISPDYLITTKDFVSEVVNILSAELEKFFGEEPLQSKELSSIVNSHHFNRLVKLLDDDEVSGKIVCGGERDKSNLKIAPTIILGASKDSLVMKEEIFGPILPIITVDKIEECFGVINAMEKPLAAYLFTNDKKLEEKFVRSVSAGGMIINDTILHFLEAGIPFGGIGESGMGAYHGKFSFDAFSHKKPLLKRSFAIDISARYPPYTPGKRRFLRAVVQGTLFDILRSLATCW, from the exons atggCTGCAGTAGAAGCGGAAGCGGCGGTGCGGGAGCTGAGAGACACCTACGCCGCCGGAAAGACTAAGAGTTTCGAGTGGCGGATTTCGCAGTTGAAAGCAATACAGCAGATTCTCACTCTTCACAGCGAGGAAATAATCGGAGCTTTACGCTCCGATCTCAAAAAACCAGAATTTGAAGCAGTTATTCATGAG ATTTCTGTAGTATCAGCATCGTGCAAATTAGCGTTGAAGGAACTGCATCGATGGATGAAACCGCAAAAG GTGAAAACCACATTAATCACTTTTCCCTCATCAGCCAAAATCGTGTCAGAACCTTTCGGCGTAGTGTTAGTTATATCTGCTTGGAACTTTCCATTTG CGCTGTCAGTTGATCCGGTGATCGGAGCAATCGCTGCTGGTAATGCTGTGGTGTTGAAGCCATCGGAGAACGCCCCCGCGACGTCATCGCTGCTTGCAAAGCTTGTGGGCAAGTACATGGACGCATCGGCCGTCAAAGTGGTGGAGGGGGCAGTTCCCCAAACCACTGCATTGCTAGACCAGAAATGGGATAAGATATTGTACACAG GAGGTAGCGCGGTGGGGCGTATCGTGCTAACTGCTGCGGCGAAGCATCTTACGCCTGTGATTTTGGAGCTTGGCGGGAAATGTCCGGCCGTCGTTGATTCCAAAATCAATTTAAAG GTGGCGGCGAGAAGAATAATTGCAGGGAAATGGGGCTGCAACAATGGGCAAGCCTGCATTTCCCCCGACTACCTAATCACTACAAAAGACTTCGTTTCGGAAGTG GTAAACATTCTGTCGGCGGAGCTGGAGAAATTCTTTGGAGAAGAACCTCTGCAGTCCAAGGAATTGTCGAGCATCGTCAACAGCCACCATTTTAACCGCTTGGTGAAATTATTAGACGACGATGAGGTTTCCGGTAAGATCGTTTGTGGAGGCGAACGCGATAAATCCAATCT CAAGATTGCTCCGACGATTATATTGGGCGCCTCCAAAGATTCTCTTGTCATGAAGGAAGAAATTTTCGGTCCTATACTTCCCATAATTACG GTTGATAAGATTGAGGAGTGTTTTGGCGTGATCAATGCTATGGAGAAGCCACTGGCTGCATATCTCTTTACAAATGACAAAAAGTTGGAGGAGAAATTCGTTAGAAGCGTATCAGCAGGTGGTATGATCATCAATGACACTATTCTACAC TTTTTGGAGGCGGGTATACCGTTCGGAGGCATAGGCGAAAGTGGCATGGGAGCGTACCATGGGAAGTTCTCATTTGATGCTTTCAGCCACAAGAAGCCTCTCTTAAAACGGAGTTTTGCCATTGATATATCAGCAAGATATCCTCCCTACACTCCAGGAAAACGCCGTTTTCTGCGCGCAGTTGTTCAAGGCACTTTATTTGACATTCTTCGATCATTGGccacttgttggtaa